Proteins encoded within one genomic window of Anopheles gambiae chromosome 3, idAnoGambNW_F1_1, whole genome shotgun sequence:
- the LOC3292148 gene encoding trypsin-4-like, whose product MFEMLKLLIFLCSALSISECVKNRNKTYRIVGGHVVDIEMHPYQVSVRELNEHICGGSIITNRWVLTAGHCVDDTIAAYMNVRVGSAFYAKGGTIHPVDSVTTHPDHVPYSWLADFALLQLKHAIVFSTIAQPIALAFRLDNALSDRECVVTGWGRTLNEEESFDKLRAVQIPLVSRVLCNATYEGKIDQTMICAGDFVDGGKGSCAYDSGGPLVCGDMQVGIVSWGKGCAMPGYPDVYSSVLYARAWINSIVHNSIE is encoded by the exons atgTTCGAAATGCTAAAGCTACTTATATTTTTGTGCAGTGCTTTGTCAATTTCAGAATGtgttaaaaatagaaataaaacatacagAATTGTCGGTGGCCATGTAGTAGACATTGAAATGCATCCGTACCAAGTGTCTGTACGTGAATTGAACGAGCACATTTGTGGTGGATCGATAATTACCAATCGATGGGTATTAACAGCAGGTCATTGCGTAGA TGATACCATAGCTGCTTACATGAACGTGCGTGTTGGATCTGCGTTTTACGCAAAAGGTGGAACGATACATCCTGTGGACTCAGTGACCACACATCCAGACCATGTTCCGTATAGCTGGTTAGCGGACTTTGCTTTGCTGCAATTGAAACATGCGATAGTATTTTCTACAATCGCACAACCGATCGCTCTAGCCTTTCGCCTGGATAATGCTTTGAGCGATCGAGAATGTGTTGTCACCGGCTGGGGACGCACTCTAAACGAAGAAGAAAGCTTTGATAAGCTACGGGCGGTCCAGATCCCGTTGGTTTCGCGAGTACTGTGTAATGCTACATACGAAGGAAAGATCGATCAAACTATGATATGTGCGGGTGACTTTGTTGATGGCGGCAAAGGCAGTTGTGCGTATGATTCTGGTGGCCCACTGGTCTGTGGCGATATGCAAGTTGGAATCGTGTCCTGGGGTAAAGGGTGTGCGATGCCCGGATATCCGGATGTATATAGTAGTGTTTTATACGCAAGAGCGTGGATCAACAGCATAGTACACAATTCCATTGAATGA
- the LOC133392813 gene encoding uncharacterized protein LOC133392813 isoform X2: MVIRSEVLQVPVKFTVKWNETTCANKSRPDEAEWNVMSLEETRRTQRPYRYGMMLLCVGALVNWLGLAENYSEPVRYAGVACILGACLICTAMCCWLHTPGRSGTNGDEGDDPVHVISANDERRREKPPDYDTVAAAPPSYDDAIKLDPAALLHLSIASNANVSSNANINYISTVHPSSSHTMSNSNCTETVQSTEGSQILDCSITVCDEKMCSEKPPPYAEPVVCGTSISSDERTSRSTN; the protein is encoded by the exons ATGGTGATTCGATCTGAGGTGTTACAGGTTCCGGTAAAGTTCACGGTCAAGTGGAACGAGACCACATGTGCTAACAAGTCAAGACCCGATGAGGCAGAATGGAACG tCATGTCACTAGAAGAAACACGTCGAACCCAGCGACCATATCGCTATGGGATGATGCTGTTATGTGTTGGCGCATTGGTGAATTGGTTGGGTCTGGCCGAAAATTATTCAGAACCAGTACGATACGCGGGAGTTGCATGTATTTTAG GTGCCTGTCTCATATGTACTGCAATGTGTTGTTGGCTTCACACACCCGGTCGATCGGGAACGAATGGTGACGAG GGCGATGATCCTGTTCACGTCATTAGTGCTAATGATGAACGAAGGCGTGAAAAGCCTCCCGACTACGACACTGTAGCTGCCGCCCCACCAAGCTACGACGATGCGATCAAGCTTGATCCTGCCGCTCTTTTACACTTGTCAATAGCATCGAACGCAAATGTCAGCAGTAATGCGAACATTAATTACATCTCTACAGTACATCCCAGCTCATCCCATACAATGAGTAATAGTAATTGTACTGAAACCGTTCAAAGCACTGAAGGTAGCCAAATACTAGACTGTTCTATTACCGTGTGCGATGAAAAAATGTGTTCCGAGAAACCACCTCCCTACGCAGAACCAGTCGTCTGTGGCACAAGTATTTCATCTGACGAACGAACATCTCGCAGTACTAACTGA
- the LOC133392813 gene encoding uncharacterized protein LOC133392813 isoform X1 produces the protein MVIRSEVLQVPVKFTVKWNETTCANKSRPDEAEWNVMSLEETRRTQRPYRYGMMLLCVGALVNWLGLAENYSEPVRYAGVACILAGACLICTAMCCWLHTPGRSGTNGDEGDDPVHVISANDERRREKPPDYDTVAAAPPSYDDAIKLDPAALLHLSIASNANVSSNANINYISTVHPSSSHTMSNSNCTETVQSTEGSQILDCSITVCDEKMCSEKPPPYAEPVVCGTSISSDERTSRSTN, from the exons ATGGTGATTCGATCTGAGGTGTTACAGGTTCCGGTAAAGTTCACGGTCAAGTGGAACGAGACCACATGTGCTAACAAGTCAAGACCCGATGAGGCAGAATGGAACG tCATGTCACTAGAAGAAACACGTCGAACCCAGCGACCATATCGCTATGGGATGATGCTGTTATGTGTTGGCGCATTGGTGAATTGGTTGGGTCTGGCCGAAAATTATTCAGAACCAGTACGATACGCGGGAGTTGCATGTATTTTAG CAGGTGCCTGTCTCATATGTACTGCAATGTGTTGTTGGCTTCACACACCCGGTCGATCGGGAACGAATGGTGACGAG GGCGATGATCCTGTTCACGTCATTAGTGCTAATGATGAACGAAGGCGTGAAAAGCCTCCCGACTACGACACTGTAGCTGCCGCCCCACCAAGCTACGACGATGCGATCAAGCTTGATCCTGCCGCTCTTTTACACTTGTCAATAGCATCGAACGCAAATGTCAGCAGTAATGCGAACATTAATTACATCTCTACAGTACATCCCAGCTCATCCCATACAATGAGTAATAGTAATTGTACTGAAACCGTTCAAAGCACTGAAGGTAGCCAAATACTAGACTGTTCTATTACCGTGTGCGATGAAAAAATGTGTTCCGAGAAACCACCTCCCTACGCAGAACCAGTCGTCTGTGGCACAAGTATTTCATCTGACGAACGAACATCTCGCAGTACTAACTGA
- the LOC133392813 gene encoding uncharacterized protein LOC133392813 isoform X3 — protein MELRVRVMSLEETRRTQRPYRYGMMLLCVGALVNWLGLAENYSEPVRYAGVACILAGACLICTAMCCWLHTPGRSGTNGDEGDDPVHVISANDERRREKPPDYDTVAAAPPSYDDAIKLDPAALLHLSIASNANVSSNANINYISTVHPSSSHTMSNSNCTETVQSTEGSQILDCSITVCDEKMCSEKPPPYAEPVVCGTSISSDERTSRSTN, from the exons tCATGTCACTAGAAGAAACACGTCGAACCCAGCGACCATATCGCTATGGGATGATGCTGTTATGTGTTGGCGCATTGGTGAATTGGTTGGGTCTGGCCGAAAATTATTCAGAACCAGTACGATACGCGGGAGTTGCATGTATTTTAG CAGGTGCCTGTCTCATATGTACTGCAATGTGTTGTTGGCTTCACACACCCGGTCGATCGGGAACGAATGGTGACGAG GGCGATGATCCTGTTCACGTCATTAGTGCTAATGATGAACGAAGGCGTGAAAAGCCTCCCGACTACGACACTGTAGCTGCCGCCCCACCAAGCTACGACGATGCGATCAAGCTTGATCCTGCCGCTCTTTTACACTTGTCAATAGCATCGAACGCAAATGTCAGCAGTAATGCGAACATTAATTACATCTCTACAGTACATCCCAGCTCATCCCATACAATGAGTAATAGTAATTGTACTGAAACCGTTCAAAGCACTGAAGGTAGCCAAATACTAGACTGTTCTATTACCGTGTGCGATGAAAAAATGTGTTCCGAGAAACCACCTCCCTACGCAGAACCAGTCGTCTGTGGCACAAGTATTTCATCTGACGAACGAACATCTCGCAGTACTAACTGA